CATGAGGACGCCAATCAGCCTCGGCGAGACGGGCGGCCGCAGCTCACGATCTCGAACCAGACGGTCCGGATGGTCGTGAAAACGAGCATCGGAGGAGATCGTGTCCGTTTACGAGTCGCCAACGCCTTCGGTGCTCCCACCGTGGTGATCGGTGCCGCCACGGTCGCGCGCCGCGCCTCCGGCTCCGCCATCGTCCCGGGAAGCGCGAAGGAGGTGACCTTCGGCGGCGAGCGATCGCTGGTCCTGCACCCGGGGGTGGTCGCGTACAGTGATCCGGTGGATTTCGAGGCCGCTCCGCTGGAGGACCTGGTGGTCAGCCTCTACCTCCAGGGAGACGCTGGGCGGCCCACCACGCATCCGCTCGGGCTCCACACCACCTATATCTCGGGTCCGGGTGATTTCACCGCCGCGACCGACTTCCCGGCCGACACCACCACCCAGTCCTACTACTGGCTGGCGGGTATCGACGTGTTTGCGCCCGAGGATGCCTTCGCGATCGTCGCGCTCGGCAACTCGATCACAGACGGAGCCCTTTCCACCCCCGATGCCGACCGATCCTGGCCGTCGCGGCTCGCCGCCCGGTTGGCGGCCAACGAGGACACCCGCAACATCGGCGTTGTCAACGCGGGGATCTCCGGGAACCGCGTTCTCAGCGACGGTGCGGGCGTGAGCGTGCTGGCCCGCCTCGAGAACGACGCTCTCAGCTACTCCGGGGTGAAATGGATCGTGTTGTTGGAGGGGATCAACGACATCGGAGCGATCGCCCGGGGCCCCACGAACCCGGCCGTCACCGCGGAGCGGTTGATCTGGGCGTATCGCCAGGTCATCGAACGGGCGCACGCGCGGGGAGTGCGCGTGGCCGGCGCGACGCTGACGCCGTACGAGGGCGCGGGGTACTTCTCCAAAGAGGGCGAAGAGATCCGGGCCGCCGTGAACGACTGGATCCGCAATTCCGGCGAGTTTGACGCGGTCATCGACTTCGACGCGGCCACGCGCAACCCCGAGAGCCCGACCTGGTTCCTGCCGGCCTACGACCCCGGCGACCACCTACACCCCAACGATGCCGGATACCAGCGCATGGCGGATGAGGTGGATATTTCCATCTTTGCGCCTGCCGGCGTGGGGCAGTGAGGTAGGGCGCTGCGCGGGCCTACGACCCGGCTGTTCAGCCCGCCGCAGGCATGGTCAGCCCACCGCGGGTGTCACCCCCCGGAAATCGCCCCGATCACGATAAACGGCTCCCTCCCGGCGACGATCGCCTCCGGGAGGGGCTGGTCGGGGTCGTCGTGGGAAATGTCCTCTCCGTCGGCGAAGTAGCGCAGGTACGCTCGGCGCCGTCGCAAGCCGTGTTCGCGAATGGTCCCCTGCAACATCGGGTAGATTCCCTCCAGAGCATCCAGCACCGAATTCGGAGTGGGCCTCCCCTCCACCTGCACGGTGACCTCTTCGCCGACGCCGGCGAGGCGGCGAAGGTGCGGCGGGAGCGACACGCGGATCGCGGTCACGGCAGCGTCTGCACTTCGACCGAGAGGACCGGGGGCAGGTGTTCGGCGATCGCCTGCCAGCTGTCGCCCGCGTCGGCGGAGGCGTACACCTGTCCCCCGGTCGTGCCGAAGTAGATCCCGCACTGCTCGAGCGAGTCGACGTCCATAGCGTCGCGCAGGATGTTCACGTACACGTCCTTCTGAGGGAGCCCACGCGTGAGCGGCTCCCATTCGTTCCCGCCCGTCCGGCTGCGGTAGACCCGAAGCTTTCCCTCCGGCGGGTAGTGCTCGTAGTCGCTCTTGATGGGCACCACGTAGATCGTCTCCGGCTCGTGGGCGTGTACCGCGATGGGGAAGCCGAAGTCGCTGGGCAGATTGCCGCTCACCTCCCGCCAGCTTTCCCCCGCATCGTCGCTGCGGCACACGTCCCAGTGTTTCTGCATGAACAGCGTTTCCGGTCGCGACGGATGCATTGCCAGCCGATGGACGCAGTGGCCGATCTCCGCCTCGGGATTCGGCAGGAAATCCGAGCGCAGCCCACTGGTGGCGATCTTCCAGCTCTTTCCGCCATCATCGGTGCGGAAGGCGCCCGCCGCGGAGATCGCCACGTACATCCGTTGGTCGTTCGCCGGATCGATGAGGATCGTGTGCAGGCACATCCCGCCCGCGCCCGGCGCCCAGTCGTTGCCGCGCGCATGCGTCCGCAACGCCGGAAGCTCCGCCCAGGTGCGTCCGCCGTCGGCGGAGCGGAAGAGGCCGGCGTCCTCCACACCGGCGTAGACCACCTCCGCATCGGTCGGCGAGGGCTCGAAATGCCAGACCCGCTTGAAATCCCACGGGTGCGGAGTGCCGTCGTACCACTGGTGGGTGCCCGGGTCGCCCTGGTAGGCGAAGGCGTTGCCGACCGCCTCCCAGGTTTTTCCGCCATCGTCGGAGCGCTGGACGACCTGCCCATGCCAGTCCGTCCACTGCGAGGCATAGATCCGGTCGGGGTTGAGCGGAGAGCCCTTGACGTGCATCACCTCCCACCCGCCGAAATGCGGTCCATCCACCTTCCAGTCGCGCCGGGTGCCGTCCGCGCTGATCACGAACGCACCCTTTCGCGTACCCACCAGCACACGCACACTCGCCATTCGTCACCTCGCCTTCACCAGGAGAAATCCCTGTCAAGCGGACTCCCGCCAACCTACCGGCGGCTCGTGCGCCGTCAAGGTTCTTGTAATTACAGCTTTCTTCCCGGAGGCCCGATTGCAGTTCTCCGCCTCGCGCCCGGTGGTCGTGAAACCGTGCCCGGCTCGCCGCGTAGTCCGGAGGAGCCACCTGAAGATGGCCAGGTGGGCCGGCCCAGCATACTATGCGTGAGGAGCAGGACCGATGATGAGGAAGGCGGCACTCAGATGGGCGGTCCCAGGCAAGGCAGGCCCGCCCTTCCCAAGCACGTGGGGCGACGTGCCAGGCGCGGACGGACGGAGGCAATCACGTGAGCACACGCCGCTTCTTGACGCAGCAGCAGGTTCGGGATCTGGCGCTGTCGCTGCCGGAGGCCTATGCGGATTCACACATGGGGCGACCGGACCTGAGGGTGCGGAAGAAGATCTTCGCCACCCTGCCGGAGGACGGCCTGACCGTGAACCTGAAAACGACTCCGATTGCCTTGGACATGCTGCTGCGTGACGACCCGGAGGCATTCCGCGATGTCTGGGGTGGCCGATGGGTCGGCGTGACTCTGGCTCGCGTTCCATCCGACGAGGTCGAAGCGCTGCTGATCGAAGCATACTGTCTGGCTGCGTCCCGCTCACTAGCTGCGCTGGCGCGGGAGAGGATCCCTTCGCCCTCTGAAGGATCCTGAGCCATCCTCGGCGCACGCCACACCCGCCCCCGGAGGTTGCACCATGGAGCCGAGGCTCACCGGGATGGTTCCTCTGCTGCTCGTACGCGACATGAAGGTGTCGGTCGACTTCTACAATCGCGCGCTCGGCTTCACCGTTGTGTCCGCCTCGGGTCCCGAGTACGCGCCTGGCTGGGCGCTGCTCGCGCGGGGAGGCATCGAGCTGATGCTGAACGGAGCATACGATCAGAGGAGCATTCCGCCCAGGCAGTCTGCCCGGACCGCCGGCCACGCCGACACCGCTCTCTACTTCGGCTGCTCCGACCTGGACTCCGCCTTTATCCATCTGCAAAATCAAGGGTTCGAACTCGCCCCGCCGGCGGTTACCGGTTACGGGTTCCGCAGCCTGGAGCTGCGTGATCCCGACGGCTATAGCCTGGTACTGCACTGGCCGGAGACGGAGGAGGCGAAGCGCGATTGGAGGGCCCGCTACGGCGTGCCGTTTCCGGAGCTCCCGGCCTGAGGGACACCCCACGAGAAAGCCGGTCGCGTCCGCGTTGCTCGGCACCGGCTGGCATTGTTCGTGTGACACACCGCACGTACTTTCCTCCTGCTCTGCGTCGATAGCGGCGTCCCACCCCTGATGTGACTTCCATGTCCACTTCGACTGCGCGCAGATCCAGCGCGAACCACCTCCGCTTGGCTCCGCTCGTGGTGTCGCTCTCTGCCGTCATGCTGGTCCCGGGTGCTTCCGCGCAGACGGGGGTCGAGCGGCAGCGGCTGATCGACGATGCGGCGAGGGCAAGGATCGACAGCACGCTCTCCCGGTTCGTGGACGAGGGGCTGGTGGCAGGTGTTTCCGCGCTGGTCTACGAGAGGGGCGAGGAGGTGTACTTCGGCGCGTTCGGAATGGCGGACCGGGAGGCCGGCGTGCCGATGGAGCGGAACACCATCGTGCAGATCTTCTCCATGACAAAGCCGGTCACCGGCGTGGCGCTCATGCAGTTGCACGAGGGCGGTCTGTTCGACCTGGACGATCCGCTCTCGCGCTACGCTCCTGAGTTCGCGAACGTACGCGTCTACGCCGGGCGCGACAGTGCCGGCCAGCCGGTTCTGGAGCCGCCGCGCCGCGAGATCACCATCCGCGACCTCACGCGACATACGGCCGGGTTCGCCGGCGGGGCAGATACTTCCTACGTCGGGAGACTCTACGCGCAGGCTGATCCCTTCGACCGCGAAAACACGCTGGCGGACATGGCTCGGGCCCTCGCCAGCGTCCCGCTCGTTTTCCATCCTGGCGAGCAATGGGGCTACGGTCCCTCGGTAGACGTGCAGGCCTATCTGGTTGAGAAGATGGCGGGGATCCCGTTCGCCGAGTACCTGCGGGAGCGAATCTTCCAACCGCTGGGAATGAACGAGACCCGGTACTTCGTGCCCGCGACGGATAGCGCGCGCTTCGCGGCCATGTATCGGAGAGGGCCGGACGGAGAGCTGACAAAGGCGCCGCGTGAGGAATCCCATGCCTTCAACACGCGTGAGTGGCCGCTGACGCCGGGAGGGTGGGGCCTGACCTCGACCATCGACGACTACATGCGCTTTGCGCTGATGCTTCAGAACGAGGGAGAACTGGACGGCGCGCGCATCCTGCAGCCGGAGACGGTCAGGCTGATGACCACCAATCAGCTCTCCGACTCGGTGACGGAGCGTTCCTTTCTGCCGAGCAAGGGCCAGGTAGGCTTCGGCATTGACTTCGCCGTCCGGACCCGGCCCCCGGCTTCCCCCGACGAGAATCCGGGCGAGGTCGGCGAGTTCTTCTGGGATGGCCTCGCCAGTACCCTCTTCTGGGTCGATCCCCGTAACGACCTCACCGCCGTCCTCTTCGTCCAGTTGGTACCTTTCGACCCCATCGGTCTGCACCGCAGCTTCCGCCGCGCGGTGTACGGGCCGTGATGCGCCGCCGGACGTCCCGCGGTGGACGGTCCGCTAACCTGGCCGGTCTTTGACATGTAAGAAGGCCACCCTCTCCCCGCGCGGAGAGGGTGGCCCATTCGTGATAGCTGAGCGGAGTACGGTCCTGCGTCAGTCCTGCGTCACCTTGAAATCGGTGACGATGGCGTCGGTGTTGTGGGCGAAGCGGATGCCGTACACACCGTCGGTCGACTTCAGGCGCCCAGCGGTCACCACGTCGGATTTCGGGTAGCTTCCCACGACCGTGCCGTTGATCGCACATTCCACCCTGTCGTCCTTCACGGACAGGGCGATCTGCTGCGCGACCGGCTGTCCCGGCCCGGCTGCCCGGTTCACCGCGTCGTGCGCCTCGCCGCGGCGGCCGTTCAGCTGGAAGGGCTCGGGACCGAAGCCGCGAACGATGAAGTTACCGTTTCCGTAAGCCGCGCAGTACAGGTAGCTCTGCTGGTCCGTCCCCATGTCGTTCCCGCCGATGAAGATGCCGTAGGGGTGCGGATGATCGTTGAGCGACATGTACTCGGGCTCGGTGAAGGTGGCGCTCACCGTGTAGTTCCCGCTGGCCACGTTCTCCGGGTTCCAGTATGCCACGGCCGGGCCCGTGGTGACGCGCATCCCGTCACCCTCGGGGGCCAGTTTGGCGTTCTCGAGGACCTGCCCCTGGGCCGCTTCCCTGGCGTCGATGCGGCCGGTCCAGCCGGGGACCGAGATTCCACCGTCGGTAACCGCCCGGGCAACTTCGTCCTGGCCCCGAGCGGTCCCGACCCCGGCCACGACCAGCGCGGCGACAGTGGTGACCGCGGTTCGGAATGCATGGCGCATGGTGTGTCCTCCACTGGGAAGAGTGTCTGCCCCTTGGTGATCTGCGCGCGAGCGGGCGACCTGGCTCGATCGCTCCCGCTGGCGCGCGCCGACTCTGCGTGATCCCACGTTATCCGTCACACCCAGGCCGAGCAATGATACTGATCGCGCCCGCGCTGAGGCTTAGCTCGCCGGTTTAACGCCCGTCGACGGGGCGTACTTCGACCCGCGGAGGGTCTGCAAAGTCGACCCAGAGCCGTTCCGCCCGTTCGGGTGTGATCTCGCCGTCGTAGACGAACAGCCGGTACTTCAGGTTGTACGTCTGTCCGGGCTCGAGCAGCCAGTCCTGTTCCTGGGCCGGGTTGAAGTTGATGAAGACGTTCTCGACGCCCCTGTTCTGGCCGGTCGGCCAGATGCGTAGCTGCTCAGGGTGGTTGTAGTTGCTGGGACTGGAGAGGAAAAGCACTCCGGATCGGCCTGCGGGGACGTCGGTCGCCCCGTTCACGTCGATCCAGCGCGCGCGCGTGGCGTTGCCGTTGCTCTTGTCCTTGCCCTCCGAAGTGAGCAGGCGCGAGTTGGCGTCGCCCCATTTCTCCGTGGCCCTCATGGAGAACCCCTGGTAGCGATAGGCGAGGATCTTCAGTGGCGAATTCGAAGCCGGGCTCAGGGTGGAGCTGAAATCGACGATCCACGCCTCCTGGTCGGGGCCTGGGTTCCACACCGTGACCTCCCAGATCTCCTTCAGCGCGACCTTTTCACCCTTTTCCTGGTTCCCCGCGACGTGGTCGTGCAGAGAGCGAAAGCTTCCGAAGACGTCGCCGGACTGGCGCGTCAGGACGCCGGCCGAGCGCACGCGTCCCTGGCGGCTCCCCAGGTTCCAGAAGTCCACCGTGTCTCCCTCGAACTCGGTGTGAGTCCAGGGATTCCAGATCCCGTAGTGGTGCCAGTGATCGGGCGCCTGAATACGCGTGAGCACCTCTCCCTGCGGGGAGTAGAGCGGGTGAATGAAGCCGCTGAGACTGAAGACCGGCCGTACGCCCTCCGGCACCGGCATCGGCGTGTACCGATAGGAGAGGACGGGTTTGCCACCCACCTCGATGTTCAGGTTGTTCCCGTCGTCGGCCACTGTCACCGCCGCGGACCTGTCGCTGCCGGCCGGCAGAGTGGTACGCAGCTCGAAAGTGCGGGAGGTGCCCGGCGCGGTGGTACCCGATAGAATCCAGGCAAGCTGGTCCGGGTTGCCCGGGCGGACCTGCGAGGGGACTTCGACCTCGCGGCCGCCGGTCGTTTCCACCAGGCGCAGGTCGCTGGTCGCCAGGTGCAGGGGGATGCCGGTGAGCGGGGCCGTGATCGGGGTGTTGACCCGCTCATGGTCTCCGGCGTGAACGGTGATTTCAGCCACCGTCGTGGACTGGGCTACGAGCAGCGCGGGCGCGAGCAGTGTCACGCAGGTCGCGAGCGCGGACAGAAGCCGGGAGCGTGGTTGCATGGGTGACCGAACAGGGAGAGAAGAGTTGCGAGCAGAGGGAGTACATTCGTCGCCCCTGTCGCGTTTGGCCTGAGGCGCGGACCCGAGGCCGGCACGGCGCGGGCTGCGGCTGGCACGATAGAGCCCGAGCCCGAGCCGATCAAGCCAGAGCACGTCCTCACTGCTTGCTGGGCTTCGCTGTGCCGACCGTACTCATGCCCCCACTTGCCGCCCGGCGCCGTTGACGGCAAGCTACGGGGCGATCGCGGGATCGCCGGCGCCTTACCGACGTCTGTGTCATCCGCCAGATAAATACGCCGCAGTACTGTCTCCCCTTCACCCCCTTTATGCTCGTGAGCCGATCTTACATCCTCGCCGAAACGACCTGGGGCGCCGTTCGGGAGTCCTCCTTCGACGTCGCCATTCTGCCCTGGGGAGCAACCGAGGCACACAACTACCACCTGCCCTACGCAACCGACACGATCCAGTGCGACTACATCGCGGCGGAGTCGGCTCGGAAGGCGACCGCGGCAGGCGCCCGCGTGATCGTGCTGCCCACCATCCCGTATGGGGTCCAGACGGGCCAGCTGGACATCCCCCTGTGTCTGAACATGGGGCCGAGCACCCAGGCTGCGGTGCTACGCGACCTCGCGGAATCGCTGGAGGTGCAGGGAATCCCCAAGCTGGTCGTACTGAACGGCCACGGAGGCAACGACTTCAGGCAGATGATCCGCGAGCTGCAAATGCGGCTGCGCATCTATCTGTGCCAGGTGAACTGGTACCGGATCGTGGACGGCTCGGACTACTTCACCGAGCCTGGTGACCATGCGGGGGAGATGGAAACGAGCCTGATGATGCACGCGGCTCCTGAGCTGGTACGCCCGCTCAGCGAAGCAGGGGATGGAGCGGAGCGGAAGCCTCGCCTGGCCGGCATGCGGGAGGGGTGGGCCTGGGCCCCGCGACCGTGGACGCGCATCTCGGCCGACACCGGCGTGGGTGACCCTCGTCGCGCGAGCGCCGAAGCGGGCGCGCGCTACGCTGATGCGGTCACCGACCGCATCGCCGAGTTTCTCGTCGAGCTCGCCCGCATCGATCCGGCAGAGATCTACGGAGAAGCAAACGGGTGACGTCGGCAGTGCCGGCGTTCCCGGCGACCCTCCTGCGCTCCGCAATCGAGGAAGTGTGGACATTACGTGGAGGGTGGGCGCGCGGCCCGGTGGCGGCCGCCCAGCTCGCGTGCAGGAGCGCCACGGGAGTGATGACGACAGGCGAGGAACGATCATGACCTCACCGGGGAGGGGCGATACCTTTGATGAACCGATTACGCCAGGCATTCCTACTACCGCTCGCCCTCCTGCTCGCCGCCTGTGCGGGAAGCGCCCCGCGCGGACCCATCGTGCCCGAACGCTGGGAGGCAGACCGCACCGAGATCCTCATGCGTCTCAGGGCCTCCTCCGACGCCTGGAACCAGGGTGACCTGGACGGCCACCTGGCGATCTATGTAGATACGGTGACGTTCATGACCGAAGAAGGGCCGCGGCCCGGTGTGGCGGGCGTACGCGAGGCGTTCTCCCGCACCTACTGGCGCGACGGCCGTCCGCTGCAGCGGCTCGACTTCGAGCAGATCGCGATTCGCCCGCTGGGCCCCGGCGCCGCCTTGCAGACGGGTCGGTTCATCCTATCCGGCGGCAATCGGCCGGAACAATCCGGATGGTTCACCCTGGTCTGGGTGCGTACGCAGGACGGTTGGCGCGCCGTGCACGACCACAGCGGCTGAGGAGAGCGGTCAGCGGCGGCCGGCCCTGGCGGCCTTGCCGCCCGAGTGCGACCAGAGCGCGCGCTCCACCCGCACCGCGTTCCAGTCGCCTCCCAACTCTTCCGCCCGGCGGCGGATGGCCTCCGCGTAGCGCAGGTAGTAAGGAAGCGTGAAGCCTACCTCCCCGAATCCCGGAATCTGCTCGGCGACCAGCTCGTCGAAGAAGGGGTAGGTCTCAGGCGCGGCGGCCGCGGCGACGGCGGAGGCGGTCGCCGGCCCCACCCCTTTCAGGCGCGCCAGCAGGTCAATGGGGCGGCGAGGGTCGGGGATGGCGGCCAACGCCTCCCGGCTGACCGCTACCACGACCTCCGGGTCGTTCCCTTCCACCAGCGTCAGGTTCCGGGCCCGCCACACGCCCCGAGCCATCTTCCAGCGAGTGACCCGCGCCAGCTCCTCCAGCGTGACGTGCGGCTCGGGACGGGAAGTGATCCGCGCGGGAAGCTCGAGCCGGACCCAGCGGTCGAGCTCCCCCAGCGCGGCCACACCCTGCCGATCGACCACCGCCTCGTAGCTGTCGAGCGCTTCTCTCCAGCGTGTCTCGGAGTCAGAGCGCCACAGCGGCAATCCGGAGTCGGTGTCGGTCGTCAATGATCAATCCCGCACGTAGAAGGGCGGTGGCTCGATCCCCAGGGCGCGGAGGTACACGTATCCCTGCCCCCGGTGATGGATCTCGTTGTCGATCACATACCACAGCAGGTCCCAGACCTGCGACGTGAACTGCCCGAAGATCGTCCGGGTTTCCTGGAAGACCTCGGCGGGGAGACGCGGCCACAACTCGTCGATGCGCCGGGAGTGCTCGTCCCAGAGACGGAGCAGCTCTGCTTTGTCCTGCACCTTGGGAGTTTCGTACTGCCGCGGCTGCTCGGAGGTGAGCTCCTCCAGCGTGGGCACGTCCATCGCGAGGAATTCCAGGACCAGCTCGCCGAAGGTACGCATGGGTGCCACGGCGTAAGAGAAGAGCTGATCCTCCGGGAAAGCCTCGATGACCCGGCGGGTGACCCGGCGGTGACCCTGCCAGTGGGCCAGCAGCTGCTCTGGCGTGATCACCGGTGCGGCATTGACGGCTGAATTCGACATCTTTGCCTCCCTGTCGAAGGTGATCCCCGATCTTCGGGATTTGTTCGGGGGAGGCGCAAGATAGGGGGTGGCCGGACCGGCATCAAGGGTCACGTTGGCGGTGCCACACATCTGTTTCGATCCCGGCGCGGCCGGGCTTCTGTGACGGGTTTTTTGGGGTTGGCCGGGGGGCAGGTTCGTCCACCAACGGCTCCGCCTCTGAACCGGTAGAACCGGTGGGATCCGACAGGTCAGTCGCGCGTGCTCGCCTCGTGCACTAACTTGCCCGTTGGAGGCTTCCGCCATGAGAGCAGCGGCGCTCGGTGCAATCGCGGTTTCCCTCGTCGCCAGCGGGGGACTCGCCCTGAAGTCGGCTTCGCAGTCCGGCCCCGCGGTGGATGGCAGGGCGATGGATGGGGTGTGGCTGTCTCCGGTCTCGGTGAGCGCTCCGGCGCCGGATCCGGATCCCTTCGCCGATTGGACGCGGCCGCCGGGGCCCGTGCGCATCGCACTGCAGGCGGGACACTGGCGAGCTTCGGAGGCGCCGCCCGAACAGGCGGGCCTGCGGGACAACGGCGCAAGGGTCAAGGGGATTGCGGAGTGGGAGGTGAATCTCGAGATCGCGCGCCGCACTGCGGCCCTGCTGCGCGACTCCGGGTACACCGTCGACATCCTTCCAACCACCATCCCGCCCGGATACTGGGCCGACCTGTTCATTGCGATCCACGCCGACGGTCATAACAGCTCGCGCATCTCGGGCTATCGGGCGGCCGCGCCGCGCCGCGACCGGACGGGTCAGGCGGCGACCTTCGCATCTCTGCTGGACCGCATCTACGGAGAGGAGACCGGGCTCGACTACTACGGGAGCGTGACCCGGCGGATGCGCGGCTATTATGCCTTCAACTCCCGGCGTTACCAGCACGCCCTCCATCCCATGACGGTGGGAGTGATTCTCGAGACCGGTTTCCTCACCAGCCCTCGGGACCGTAAGGTGCTGGTCGAGGCGCCGGATCGCGCGGCGCGGGGAATTGCCCGAGCAGTGATGGAGTTCGTCAGCCCGATTCCCCCCGTTCCATCTCCCACTGTGACCCGCTCGCTGAACGTCGGCCTTCAGAGTCTCGATTCCACTCGCTATGCCCACGAAACTCGATAAGACATTGAAGCGGGAGCTGGAGATCGACGGAGAGAGCTACACTCTCACGATCGATCCGCAGGGGCTGAAGCTCACGCGCAAGGGGAGGCGCAAGGGGCACGAGCTCACCTGGCGGGCGCTGGTCTCCGGAGAAGCCGCGCTCGCCACGGCGCTGAACGCGTCGCTGGAGGCCAATCGGTGAGGTCCGGCCAGCTGCGCGTACGGGAGCCGGTGCGCACCCTCGCACTCGTGCTGGTTGCCACGACTCTCTCCGCATGCGCGCCGGATCCGGAGCCCGAAGCCGAGCCTCGCGCAGCCGAGCCGGTGGTCGGTGCCCTACCTTCGCGCACGGAATTCGTCGACAATGGCCTGCTGTTCGTGCCAGAGGACCGGGCTTCGCTCCAGGTGCGGTTGGGTCCCCCGGACAGCGTCTCACAGAAGGTCATTGCGAACCGCCACGTGCCCGGCGTGAGGGATACCATCTTCATCTATCACTATCCGCAGATGACTGTCGGCTTCCATCACCCGGGCGGTGGTCGGGACTTGTTGTCGAGCGTGGAAGTGCGTTCGAACGATCACCTGCGCTATCCGTTGC
Above is a window of Longimicrobiaceae bacterium DNA encoding:
- a CDS encoding SGNH/GDSL hydrolase family protein, translating into MLNRRSFLRSAVLQFWVVIVTVAPISVVDLGAQVPTEVGHWVATWGTAQELYRHEDANQPRRDGRPQLTISNQTVRMVVKTSIGGDRVRLRVANAFGAPTVVIGAATVARRASGSAIVPGSAKEVTFGGERSLVLHPGVVAYSDPVDFEAAPLEDLVVSLYLQGDAGRPTTHPLGLHTTYISGPGDFTAATDFPADTTTQSYYWLAGIDVFAPEDAFAIVALGNSITDGALSTPDADRSWPSRLAARLAANEDTRNIGVVNAGISGNRVLSDGAGVSVLARLENDALSYSGVKWIVLLEGINDIGAIARGPTNPAVTAERLIWAYRQVIERAHARGVRVAGATLTPYEGAGYFSKEGEEIRAAVNDWIRNSGEFDAVIDFDAATRNPESPTWFLPAYDPGDHLHPNDAGYQRMADEVDISIFAPAGVGQ
- a CDS encoding MoaD/ThiS family protein; protein product: MTAIRVSLPPHLRRLAGVGEEVTVQVEGRPTPNSVLDALEGIYPMLQGTIREHGLRRRRAYLRYFADGEDISHDDPDQPLPEAIVAGREPFIVIGAISGG
- a CDS encoding sialidase family protein gives rise to the protein MASVRVLVGTRKGAFVISADGTRRDWKVDGPHFGGWEVMHVKGSPLNPDRIYASQWTDWHGQVVQRSDDGGKTWEAVGNAFAYQGDPGTHQWYDGTPHPWDFKRVWHFEPSPTDAEVVYAGVEDAGLFRSADGGRTWAELPALRTHARGNDWAPGAGGMCLHTILIDPANDQRMYVAISAAGAFRTDDGGKSWKIATSGLRSDFLPNPEAEIGHCVHRLAMHPSRPETLFMQKHWDVCRSDDAGESWREVSGNLPSDFGFPIAVHAHEPETIYVVPIKSDYEHYPPEGKLRVYRSRTGGNEWEPLTRGLPQKDVYVNILRDAMDVDSLEQCGIYFGTTGGQVYASADAGDSWQAIAEHLPPVLSVEVQTLP
- a CDS encoding MmcQ/YjbR family DNA-binding protein, translating into MSTRRFLTQQQVRDLALSLPEAYADSHMGRPDLRVRKKIFATLPEDGLTVNLKTTPIALDMLLRDDPEAFRDVWGGRWVGVTLARVPSDEVEALLIEAYCLAASRSLAALARERIPSPSEGS
- a CDS encoding VOC family protein, whose product is MEPRLTGMVPLLLVRDMKVSVDFYNRALGFTVVSASGPEYAPGWALLARGGIELMLNGAYDQRSIPPRQSARTAGHADTALYFGCSDLDSAFIHLQNQGFELAPPAVTGYGFRSLELRDPDGYSLVLHWPETEEAKRDWRARYGVPFPELPA
- a CDS encoding serine hydrolase domain-containing protein, which encodes MSTSTARRSSANHLRLAPLVVSLSAVMLVPGASAQTGVERQRLIDDAARARIDSTLSRFVDEGLVAGVSALVYERGEEVYFGAFGMADREAGVPMERNTIVQIFSMTKPVTGVALMQLHEGGLFDLDDPLSRYAPEFANVRVYAGRDSAGQPVLEPPRREITIRDLTRHTAGFAGGADTSYVGRLYAQADPFDRENTLADMARALASVPLVFHPGEQWGYGPSVDVQAYLVEKMAGIPFAEYLRERIFQPLGMNETRYFVPATDSARFAAMYRRGPDGELTKAPREESHAFNTREWPLTPGGWGLTSTIDDYMRFALMLQNEGELDGARILQPETVRLMTTNQLSDSVTERSFLPSKGQVGFGIDFAVRTRPPASPDENPGEVGEFFWDGLASTLFWVDPRNDLTAVLFVQLVPFDPIGLHRSFRRAVYGP
- a CDS encoding PmoA family protein — its product is MQPRSRLLSALATCVTLLAPALLVAQSTTVAEITVHAGDHERVNTPITAPLTGIPLHLATSDLRLVETTGGREVEVPSQVRPGNPDQLAWILSGTTAPGTSRTFELRTTLPAGSDRSAAVTVADDGNNLNIEVGGKPVLSYRYTPMPVPEGVRPVFSLSGFIHPLYSPQGEVLTRIQAPDHWHHYGIWNPWTHTEFEGDTVDFWNLGSRQGRVRSAGVLTRQSGDVFGSFRSLHDHVAGNQEKGEKVALKEIWEVTVWNPGPDQEAWIVDFSSTLSPASNSPLKILAYRYQGFSMRATEKWGDANSRLLTSEGKDKSNGNATRARWIDVNGATDVPAGRSGVLFLSSPSNYNHPEQLRIWPTGQNRGVENVFINFNPAQEQDWLLEPGQTYNLKYRLFVYDGEITPERAERLWVDFADPPRVEVRPVDGR
- a CDS encoding creatininase family protein, which gives rise to MSRSYILAETTWGAVRESSFDVAILPWGATEAHNYHLPYATDTIQCDYIAAESARKATAAGARVIVLPTIPYGVQTGQLDIPLCLNMGPSTQAAVLRDLAESLEVQGIPKLVVLNGHGGNDFRQMIRELQMRLRIYLCQVNWYRIVDGSDYFTEPGDHAGEMETSLMMHAAPELVRPLSEAGDGAERKPRLAGMREGWAWAPRPWTRISADTGVGDPRRASAEAGARYADAVTDRIAEFLVELARIDPAEIYGEANG
- a CDS encoding nuclear transport factor 2 family protein codes for the protein MNRLRQAFLLPLALLLAACAGSAPRGPIVPERWEADRTEILMRLRASSDAWNQGDLDGHLAIYVDTVTFMTEEGPRPGVAGVREAFSRTYWRDGRPLQRLDFEQIAIRPLGPGAALQTGRFILSGGNRPEQSGWFTLVWVRTQDGWRAVHDHSG
- a CDS encoding DinB family protein, which encodes MSNSAVNAAPVITPEQLLAHWQGHRRVTRRVIEAFPEDQLFSYAVAPMRTFGELVLEFLAMDVPTLEELTSEQPRQYETPKVQDKAELLRLWDEHSRRIDELWPRLPAEVFQETRTIFGQFTSQVWDLLWYVIDNEIHHRGQGYVYLRALGIEPPPFYVRD
- a CDS encoding N-acetylmuramoyl-L-alanine amidase, producing MRAAALGAIAVSLVASGGLALKSASQSGPAVDGRAMDGVWLSPVSVSAPAPDPDPFADWTRPPGPVRIALQAGHWRASEAPPEQAGLRDNGARVKGIAEWEVNLEIARRTAALLRDSGYTVDILPTTIPPGYWADLFIAIHADGHNSSRISGYRAAAPRRDRTGQAATFASLLDRIYGEETGLDYYGSVTRRMRGYYAFNSRRYQHALHPMTVGVILETGFLTSPRDRKVLVEAPDRAARGIARAVMEFVSPIPPVPSPTVTRSLNVGLQSLDSTRYAHETR